A part of Jiangella alba genomic DNA contains:
- a CDS encoding DLW-39 family protein, which yields MFNKKILFGAVVAVVGYLGYRRYQSGRAEQDLWAEATDPIPPADPR from the coding sequence GTGTTCAACAAGAAGATCCTGTTCGGAGCGGTCGTGGCTGTGGTGGGGTACCTCGGCTACCGCCGTTACCAGTCCGGACGGGCCGAGCAGGACCTGTGGGCTGAGGCTACGGATCCGATCCCGCCCGCCGACCCGCGCTGA
- a CDS encoding DUF3566 domain-containing protein, translating into MTSSGATGRPGSDQDARKKNAPPADRQDQQANGAKPGAPGDNGSPNGQRDADPAVDNRRQQGGGQQPRGAAAARVATRNRSREDTTPRSVGDATQNPWSRPAEQPAQNGGPQNGGPQNGNGQRGGQPQGNGKRPTGPSSPNGGPAATPNGPVPPPSLVAKQNAAAPAAFPAAPGTPPGPVPAAPVPPSDLAADTQASLEAVPPATPRTSGSAKSAASAATSRSTSSRRPGRVRKARLRLLRVDPWSVMKTAFLLSVALGITMFVAVAVLWSVLDAAGVFSSIDEIVTDMTASDSNSGIDINQYVELSRVLGFTTLIAVVDVVLLTALATLGAFLYNLSASLLGGLELTLAEDD; encoded by the coding sequence GTGACGAGCAGCGGCGCGACCGGGCGTCCAGGGTCCGACCAGGACGCGCGTAAGAAGAACGCGCCTCCTGCGGACCGGCAGGACCAGCAGGCCAACGGCGCGAAGCCCGGGGCACCCGGTGACAACGGGTCCCCCAACGGGCAGCGCGACGCCGACCCCGCGGTCGACAACCGCCGGCAGCAGGGTGGCGGGCAGCAGCCGCGCGGCGCTGCCGCCGCTCGCGTCGCCACGCGCAACCGCTCCCGCGAGGACACCACGCCGCGCTCCGTCGGCGACGCCACGCAGAACCCGTGGTCCCGGCCGGCCGAGCAGCCCGCGCAGAACGGCGGCCCGCAGAACGGCGGTCCCCAGAACGGCAACGGCCAGCGTGGCGGGCAGCCGCAGGGCAACGGCAAGCGGCCCACCGGGCCGAGCTCGCCCAACGGTGGCCCGGCCGCCACGCCGAACGGGCCGGTGCCGCCGCCGTCGCTGGTGGCCAAGCAGAACGCCGCCGCTCCGGCGGCGTTTCCGGCTGCTCCCGGCACGCCGCCCGGCCCCGTCCCGGCCGCGCCCGTGCCGCCGTCCGACCTCGCCGCCGACACCCAGGCCAGCCTCGAGGCGGTTCCGCCGGCCACGCCGCGCACGTCCGGCTCGGCCAAGTCGGCCGCCTCCGCCGCCACGTCGCGGTCCACCAGCTCGCGCCGTCCCGGCCGGGTCCGCAAGGCCCGTCTGCGCCTGCTGCGGGTCGACCCCTGGTCGGTCATGAAGACGGCGTTCCTGCTGTCGGTGGCGCTCGGCATCACCATGTTCGTCGCGGTCGCCGTGCTCTGGTCCGTCCTCGACGCCGCCGGCGTGTTCAGCTCGATCGACGAGATCGTCACCGACATGACGGCCTCCGACAGCAACTCCGGCATCGACATCAACCAGTACGTCGAGCTGTCCCGGGTGCTCGGCTTCACCACCCTCATCGCGGTGGTCGACGTCGTGCTGCTGACGGCGCTGGCCACGCTGGGCGCGTTCCTGTACAACCTCTCCGCCAGCCTGCTCGGCGGCCTCGAGCTGACCCTCGCCGAGGACGACTGA
- a CDS encoding helix-turn-helix domain-containing protein, translating to MSVQADRLLTVDEAAEVLGTTVRFPRRLIAERRIRFVRVGRHVRIPASVLAAFIAAGTVEPLTPGWSRRAA from the coding sequence ATGTCTGTGCAGGCAGACCGACTGCTCACTGTCGATGAGGCCGCCGAAGTACTCGGCACCACCGTCCGCTTCCCTCGCCGCCTCATCGCCGAGCGCCGCATCCGCTTCGTTCGGGTCGGCCGCCACGTGCGTATCCCGGCCTCGGTGCTCGCGGCCTTCATCGCTGCTGGGACCGTCGAGCCACTGACGCCCGGTTGGTCGCGGCGGGCAGCCTGA
- a CDS encoding replication initiator has product MTSTSTVHALDVDQLAARISVSRAEQSTRGCSNPIRLQGSSVHVDAATGEVVGTYSSDDEPDGHTYVRCGNRREAVCPSCSREYKGDAWHILMCGLAGGLGVPESVRTHPSVFVTLTAPSFGPVHRATGKKGHGKKAPCRARRDRPVCPHGRPLSCTRRHTDDDRFVGQPLCRDCYDYTAHVIWQWHAPELWRRTTIALRRQLARAVGMTVKDFRDLARLSYTKVTEFQARGAVHFHAVIRLDGPAGPDTPPLLDLSAADITAAVRAAADHVYADAATPDGGTLRLRWGAQLDTRTITHGAGRDDSEGPAHPEMVGAYLSKYLTKSTEEFGLPTTGRVRSASDARHAGATDHACRIIAAAARLVTVHEDYRPIARRLATLGYRGHPITKSRAYSVTFGSRRAARRTWRRRRAHLEPDAVVRDVLDLDPATDDQVDAVITLGSWTYAGRGYLTDFDAANAVRTHTLTRIRRAQ; this is encoded by the coding sequence ATGACCTCGACCTCCACGGTGCACGCCCTCGACGTGGACCAGCTCGCCGCCCGCATCTCGGTGTCGCGCGCTGAGCAGTCCACCCGGGGGTGCTCGAACCCGATCCGGCTGCAAGGCTCGTCGGTGCATGTCGACGCCGCGACGGGTGAGGTCGTCGGCACCTACTCGTCCGACGACGAACCGGACGGGCACACCTACGTCCGGTGCGGGAACCGGCGCGAGGCCGTCTGCCCGTCCTGCTCGCGGGAGTACAAGGGCGACGCCTGGCACATCCTCATGTGCGGGCTTGCTGGTGGCCTCGGCGTTCCCGAGTCGGTGCGCACCCACCCCAGCGTGTTCGTCACCCTCACCGCACCCAGCTTCGGCCCCGTCCACCGCGCCACCGGTAAGAAGGGCCACGGTAAGAAGGCACCGTGTCGGGCACGCCGCGACCGGCCCGTGTGCCCGCACGGACGACCGCTTTCGTGCACCCGCCGCCACACCGACGACGACCGGTTCGTCGGGCAGCCGCTGTGCCGGGACTGCTACGACTACACCGCCCACGTGATTTGGCAGTGGCACGCGCCCGAACTCTGGCGCCGGACCACGATCGCCCTTCGCCGCCAGCTCGCCCGCGCGGTCGGCATGACGGTCAAGGACTTCCGCGATCTCGCCCGGCTCTCCTACACGAAGGTGACCGAGTTCCAGGCCAGGGGAGCGGTGCACTTCCACGCCGTCATCCGCCTCGACGGCCCGGCCGGACCCGACACACCGCCACTGCTCGACCTGAGCGCCGCCGACATCACCGCCGCTGTCCGCGCCGCCGCCGACCACGTCTACGCCGACGCCGCGACACCTGACGGCGGCACGCTGCGGTTGCGGTGGGGTGCCCAGCTCGACACCCGCACCATCACCCACGGCGCTGGCCGCGACGACAGCGAGGGTCCGGCACACCCGGAGATGGTCGGCGCGTACCTGTCCAAGTACCTGACCAAGTCCACGGAGGAGTTCGGGCTGCCCACCACCGGCCGCGTCCGCTCCGCCAGTGATGCCCGCCACGCCGGGGCCACCGACCACGCCTGCCGGATCATCGCCGCCGCCGCACGCCTCGTCACCGTTCACGAGGACTACCGGCCCATCGCCCGCCGCCTCGCGACGCTCGGCTACCGGGGCCACCCCATCACCAAGAGCCGCGCCTACTCCGTCACCTTCGGGTCCCGCCGCGCCGCCCGCCGCACCTGGCGACGCCGCCGCGCCCACCTCGAGCCCGATGCCGTCGTGCGGGACGTGCTCGACCTCGACCCCGCCACCGACGACCAGGTCGACGCCGTCATCACCCTCGGCTCCTGGACCTACGCCGGACGCGGCTACCTCACCGACTTCGACGCCGCCAACGCCGTCCGCACCCACACCCTGACCCGCATCCGACGCGCGCAGTAA
- a CDS encoding tyrosine-type recombinase/integrase, whose product MPRRRSFGSIRKLPSGKYQARYRDRDGQMINGPQPFDRKGDAELFLADVQASMARGDWIDPEAGKVTLRDYGTAWLAQRSDLARRTHERYEGAFRLHVCPTLGGKPLKEITPEVVRIWHSGLLAAGTPWPTVAKAYRVLRAIMTTAVDDERIRRNPCKIKGAGDDRSPEREVLSVDEVEAVMSKIDQRYQVMVLLAAFTTLRLGELAALRRRDIDLVGGWVHVRRAQAELDTGELIIKAPKSDAGVRKVGIPTDLIPSLRWHLDTYSEPDRNGRVFVGPKGGYVRRQNFRRLWVKALTAAGLTDVHFHDLRHTGNTLAAAAGANLRELMERMGHTSTRAAVIYQHAAKGRDREIADGLNVHIGGKMKLPGVAS is encoded by the coding sequence ATGCCGCGCCGCCGCTCCTTCGGCAGCATCCGCAAGCTGCCGTCCGGGAAGTACCAAGCCCGCTACCGCGACCGTGACGGGCAGATGATCAACGGGCCGCAACCGTTCGACCGCAAGGGCGATGCTGAGCTGTTCCTAGCCGATGTCCAGGCATCGATGGCCCGTGGGGACTGGATCGACCCGGAGGCAGGCAAGGTCACCCTCCGCGACTACGGAACGGCTTGGCTCGCCCAACGTTCCGACCTCGCCCGGAGGACGCACGAGCGGTACGAGGGCGCGTTTCGGCTCCATGTCTGCCCCACGCTGGGCGGCAAGCCGCTGAAGGAGATCACCCCGGAGGTTGTGCGGATCTGGCACTCGGGGCTGCTGGCGGCTGGTACGCCGTGGCCCACGGTTGCCAAGGCATACCGAGTGCTGCGGGCGATCATGACGACTGCCGTCGACGACGAGCGCATCCGCCGCAACCCGTGCAAGATCAAGGGTGCTGGGGATGATCGCAGCCCGGAGCGGGAGGTGCTGAGCGTCGATGAGGTCGAGGCCGTCATGTCAAAGATCGACCAGCGCTACCAGGTGATGGTCCTGCTCGCCGCGTTCACGACGTTGCGCCTCGGGGAGCTGGCCGCGCTGCGCCGACGCGACATCGACCTCGTGGGCGGCTGGGTGCACGTCCGTCGTGCGCAAGCTGAGCTGGACACCGGCGAACTGATCATCAAAGCGCCCAAGTCCGACGCAGGCGTGCGCAAAGTCGGCATCCCCACGGATCTGATCCCGTCGCTGCGCTGGCACCTGGACACCTACTCCGAGCCTGACCGCAACGGTCGCGTGTTCGTCGGTCCCAAGGGTGGCTACGTGCGTCGGCAGAACTTCCGCCGCCTGTGGGTCAAGGCGCTGACGGCGGCAGGGCTGACAGACGTTCACTTCCACGACCTCCGGCACACCGGCAACACCTTGGCCGCTGCGGCTGGCGCGAACCTTCGGGAGCTGATGGAACGGATGGGCCACACCAGCACCCGTGCCGCCGTCATCTACCAGCACGCCGCCAAGGGCCGCGACCGTGAGATCGCGGACGGCCTGAACGTCCACATCGGCGGGAAGATGAAGCTTCCGGGGGTGGCCTCGTGA
- the gyrA gene encoding DNA gyrase subunit A, which translates to MQRSYLDYAMTVIVSRALPDVRDGLKPVHRRVLYAMFDGGYRPDRGFSKCSRVVGDVMGNYHPHGDTAIYDTLVRLGQWWSMRYPLVQGQGNFGSRGDDRQAAMRYTECRMAPLAMEMVRDIEEETVDFSPNYDSRGAEPDVLPARFPNLLVNGSGGIAVGMATNIPPHNLREVASGVDWYLDHPEASNEELLTALLERVKGPDFPTSALIVGTNGIEQAYRTGRGSVTMRAVVEVEEDSRGRTCLVISELPYQVNPDALIRKIAELADTGRVPGIADLKDDSSSRTGMRIVVVLKRDAVATVVRNNLYKHTQLQDNFGCNMVALVDGVPRTLSLDAFVRHWVTHQVEVIRRRTEFRLRKKRERLHIVLGLLKAIDAIDEVIALIRRSQDVEEARTGLMQLLEIDEIQATAILDMQLRRLTALSRDELQNEHDVLVADIAELQAILESDERKRTIIREELAEIVEKYGDERRSRIVPAEGDLTAEDLIPEEPVVVTITRGGYAKRTKADLYRLQKRGGKGVRGAQLREDDVVDQFFVTTTHHWILFFTNRGRVYRAKAYELPELARDAKGQHVANLLAFQPDEKIARVLTLKDYEQAPYLVLATKHGMVKKTKLTEYDSNRSGGVIAVLFREEDDELIGAELVSADDDILLVSRKAQAIRFTATDDQLRPMGRATGGVVGMKFRDGDELLSMSVVRDGTDSYVFTVTDGGFAKRTVVEEYRVQGRGGLGIKAMKIHEDRGSLVGALVVGDGDEVLAIRASGGVTRSPVAGVPAKGRDTMGVKYVALGGDDVVVAIAHSAEEDSVEEAVEDAADSEIDAEGDGS; encoded by the coding sequence ATGCAGCGCAGCTATCTCGACTACGCGATGACGGTCATCGTCTCCCGGGCGCTGCCCGACGTCCGTGACGGTCTCAAGCCGGTGCACCGCCGCGTCCTGTACGCGATGTTCGACGGCGGCTACCGGCCCGATCGCGGTTTCTCCAAGTGCTCCCGCGTCGTCGGCGACGTCATGGGCAACTACCACCCGCACGGCGACACCGCCATCTACGACACCCTGGTCCGGCTGGGCCAGTGGTGGTCGATGCGGTATCCGCTGGTGCAGGGGCAGGGCAACTTCGGGTCGCGCGGCGACGACCGCCAGGCGGCCATGCGTTACACCGAGTGCCGCATGGCGCCGCTGGCCATGGAGATGGTCCGCGACATCGAAGAAGAGACCGTCGACTTCTCCCCCAACTACGACAGCCGCGGCGCCGAGCCCGACGTGCTGCCGGCCCGGTTCCCGAACCTCCTGGTCAACGGCTCCGGTGGCATCGCCGTCGGCATGGCCACGAACATCCCGCCGCACAACCTGCGCGAGGTCGCGTCGGGTGTCGACTGGTACCTCGACCACCCCGAGGCGTCGAACGAGGAGCTGCTGACCGCGCTGCTCGAGCGCGTCAAGGGCCCCGACTTCCCGACCAGCGCGCTGATCGTCGGCACCAACGGCATCGAGCAGGCGTACCGCACCGGGCGCGGCTCGGTGACCATGCGCGCCGTCGTCGAGGTCGAGGAAGACAGCCGCGGCCGCACCTGCCTCGTCATCTCCGAGCTGCCGTACCAGGTCAACCCCGACGCGCTGATCCGCAAGATCGCCGAGCTGGCCGACACCGGCCGGGTGCCGGGCATCGCCGACCTCAAGGACGACTCGTCGTCGCGCACCGGCATGCGCATCGTCGTCGTGCTCAAGCGCGACGCCGTCGCCACCGTCGTCCGCAACAACCTCTACAAGCACACCCAGCTGCAGGACAACTTCGGCTGCAACATGGTGGCGCTGGTCGACGGCGTGCCGCGTACGTTGTCGCTCGACGCGTTCGTCCGCCACTGGGTCACGCACCAGGTCGAGGTCATCCGCCGGCGCACCGAGTTCCGGCTGCGCAAGAAGCGCGAGCGCCTGCACATCGTCCTGGGGCTGCTCAAGGCCATCGACGCGATCGACGAGGTCATCGCACTGATCCGCCGCTCGCAGGACGTCGAAGAGGCGCGCACCGGCCTCATGCAGCTGCTCGAGATCGACGAGATCCAGGCCACGGCCATCCTCGACATGCAGCTGCGCCGGCTGACCGCGCTGTCGCGCGACGAGCTGCAGAACGAGCACGACGTGCTGGTCGCCGACATCGCCGAGCTGCAGGCCATCCTCGAGTCCGACGAGCGCAAGCGGACCATCATCCGCGAGGAGCTGGCCGAGATCGTCGAGAAGTACGGCGACGAGCGACGAAGCCGCATCGTCCCGGCCGAGGGCGACCTCACCGCCGAGGACCTCATCCCCGAAGAGCCGGTGGTCGTCACGATCACCCGCGGCGGGTACGCCAAGCGCACCAAGGCCGACCTCTACCGCCTGCAGAAGCGCGGCGGCAAGGGCGTGCGCGGCGCGCAGCTGCGCGAGGACGATGTCGTCGACCAGTTCTTCGTCACCACGACGCACCACTGGATCCTGTTCTTCACCAACCGCGGCCGGGTCTACCGCGCCAAGGCGTACGAGCTGCCCGAGCTGGCCCGCGACGCCAAGGGCCAGCACGTCGCGAACCTGCTGGCGTTCCAGCCCGACGAGAAGATCGCCCGGGTGCTGACGCTCAAGGACTACGAGCAGGCGCCGTACCTCGTGCTGGCCACGAAGCACGGCATGGTGAAGAAGACCAAGCTCACCGAGTACGACTCCAACCGCTCCGGCGGCGTCATCGCGGTGCTGTTCCGCGAAGAGGACGACGAACTGATCGGCGCCGAGCTGGTCAGCGCCGACGACGACATCCTGCTGGTGTCGCGCAAGGCGCAGGCCATCCGGTTCACGGCCACCGACGACCAGCTGCGGCCGATGGGCCGGGCCACCGGCGGCGTCGTCGGCATGAAGTTCCGCGACGGCGATGAACTACTCTCGATGTCCGTTGTGCGTGATGGAACCGACTCGTACGTCTTTACCGTCACAGATGGTGGATTCGCCAAACGAACCGTCGTCGAGGAATATCGTGTTCAGGGACGCGGGGGTTTGGGTATCAAGGCGATGAAGATCCATGAAGACCGAGGCTCTCTCGTGGGTGCCCTGGTCGTCGGCGACGGCGACGAGGTACTCGCCATCCGGGCATCCGGAGGGGTGACGCGTAGTCCAGTGGCGGGTGTTCCCGCCAAGGGTCGTGACACCATGGGGGTCAAGTACGTTGCGCTCGGTGGCGACGATGTGGTCGTCGCCATCGCGCACAGTGCCGAGGAAGACTCGGTGGAGGAGGCCGTCGAGGACGCGGCGGACTCCGAGATCGACGCGGAGGGTGATGGCTCGTGA
- the gyrB gene encoding DNA topoisomerase (ATP-hydrolyzing) subunit B: MTDTTSYDASAITVLEGLEAVRKRPGMYIGSTGERGLHHLVYEVVDNSVDEALAGYCDHIDITLLPGDGVRVVDNGRGIPVDLHPVEKRPAVEVVMTVLHAGGKFGGSGYKVSGGLHGVGVSVVNALSTKVDVEIHRDGYRWTQSYTYGVPDAPLERHETSERTGNSTTFYASSDIFETTTYDFETLSTRLREMAFLNKGLTIVLRDERPTEPDAGAEDDVDADSEAPDGPREVRYRYDDGLVDYVNHLNTSKTPIHPTVISWEAESTDVDGQPMSLELALQWNDQFTESVHTFANTINTHEGGTHEEGFRAALTTLVNRFARDWGVLKEKDANLTGDDVREGLTAIISIKIAEPQFEGQTKTKLGNTEAKGFVQRIVNEQLGAWFEQNPAEGKLIARKAQSAAIARVAARKARDAARSRKGLMGGGGLPGKLADCQSTNPEECELFIVEGDSAGGPAKQGRDPKVQAILPIRGKILNVEKARIDKILQNQEVQAIINALGTGVHEEFDLNRLRYHKIVLMADADVDGKHIQTLLLTLLFRFMKPVVEHGHVFLAQPPLYKIKWGGRDAHPEYAYSDRERNALIQAGQEAGKRLPKDEGIQRYKGLGEMNDDELWETTMDPEQRLLLQVTLDDAAQADEVFSTLMGEDVESRRKFIQRNARDVRFLDI, encoded by the coding sequence GTGACGGACACTACGTCCTACGACGCCAGCGCCATCACCGTACTCGAAGGTCTCGAAGCGGTCCGTAAACGCCCTGGTATGTACATCGGCTCCACCGGCGAGCGAGGTCTGCACCACCTGGTCTACGAGGTCGTCGACAACTCCGTCGACGAGGCCTTGGCGGGCTACTGCGACCACATCGACATCACGCTGCTCCCGGGCGACGGCGTCCGTGTGGTCGACAACGGCCGCGGCATCCCCGTCGACCTGCACCCGGTCGAGAAGCGGCCGGCGGTCGAGGTCGTCATGACGGTCCTGCACGCGGGCGGCAAGTTCGGCGGTAGCGGCTACAAGGTCTCCGGTGGCCTGCACGGCGTCGGCGTCTCCGTCGTCAACGCGCTCTCCACGAAGGTCGACGTCGAGATCCACCGCGACGGCTACCGGTGGACGCAGTCGTACACGTACGGCGTCCCTGATGCCCCGCTGGAGCGGCATGAGACGTCGGAGCGCACCGGCAACTCGACGACGTTCTACGCGAGCTCGGACATCTTCGAGACCACCACGTACGACTTCGAGACGCTGTCCACCCGGCTGCGTGAGATGGCCTTCCTCAACAAGGGCCTCACCATCGTGCTGCGCGACGAGCGTCCCACCGAGCCCGACGCCGGCGCCGAGGACGACGTCGACGCCGACTCCGAGGCTCCGGACGGTCCGCGCGAGGTCCGGTACCGCTACGACGACGGCCTGGTCGACTACGTCAACCACCTCAACACCTCGAAGACGCCGATCCACCCCACCGTCATCTCCTGGGAGGCCGAGTCGACCGACGTCGACGGCCAGCCGATGAGCCTGGAACTGGCGCTGCAGTGGAACGACCAGTTCACCGAGTCGGTGCACACGTTCGCCAACACCATCAACACCCATGAGGGCGGCACGCACGAAGAGGGCTTCCGCGCCGCGCTGACCACGCTGGTCAACCGGTTCGCCCGCGACTGGGGCGTGCTGAAGGAGAAGGACGCCAACCTCACCGGCGACGACGTTCGCGAGGGCCTCACCGCCATCATCAGCATCAAGATCGCCGAGCCGCAGTTCGAGGGGCAGACGAAGACCAAGCTCGGCAACACCGAGGCCAAGGGGTTCGTCCAGCGCATCGTCAACGAGCAGCTGGGCGCCTGGTTCGAGCAGAACCCAGCCGAGGGCAAGCTCATCGCGCGCAAGGCGCAGAGCGCGGCCATCGCCCGCGTCGCCGCCCGTAAGGCACGCGACGCCGCCCGCAGCCGCAAGGGCCTCATGGGCGGCGGTGGCCTACCGGGCAAGCTGGCCGACTGCCAGTCGACCAACCCCGAGGAGTGCGAGCTCTTCATCGTCGAGGGCGACTCCGCCGGCGGCCCGGCCAAGCAGGGCCGCGACCCGAAGGTGCAGGCCATCCTCCCGATCCGGGGCAAGATCCTCAACGTCGAGAAGGCGCGCATCGACAAGATTCTGCAGAACCAGGAGGTCCAGGCGATCATCAACGCCCTGGGCACCGGGGTGCACGAGGAGTTCGACCTCAACCGCCTGCGCTATCACAAGATCGTGCTGATGGCCGACGCCGACGTCGACGGCAAGCACATCCAGACCTTGTTGCTCACCCTGCTGTTCCGGTTCATGAAGCCGGTCGTCGAGCACGGCCACGTGTTCCTCGCCCAGCCGCCTCTGTACAAGATCAAGTGGGGCGGCCGCGACGCCCACCCCGAGTACGCGTACTCCGACCGCGAACGGAACGCGCTCATCCAGGCCGGCCAGGAGGCCGGCAAGCGGCTGCCGAAGGACGAGGGCATCCAGCGCTACAAGGGTCTGGGCGAGATGAACGACGACGAGCTGTGGGAGACCACCATGGACCCCGAGCAGCGGCTGCTGCTGCAGGTCACGCTCGACGACGCCGCTCAGGCCGACGAGGTCTTCAGCACCCTGATGGGCGAGGACGTCGAGAGCCGGCGCAAGTTCATCCAGCGCAACGCCCGCGACGTCCGCTTCCTGGACATCTAG
- a CDS encoding DUF305 domain-containing protein yields MHRRRLALPALALVVLAGCGSSGDDEEFTPADVDFARQMIPHHAQAVEMAAMLPADGVSPELVELAAAIAGAQQPEIDQMTAMLDRWGFVPPPLEGGHAHEMAGMLTEDDLAALGAATGAEFERMWLTMMIEHHEGAVDMAETQLDDGIDPEARELAEEIVDAQQAEIMRMERMLE; encoded by the coding sequence ATGCACCGCAGGCGCCTCGCCCTGCCCGCCCTCGCCCTCGTCGTCCTGGCCGGCTGCGGCTCGTCCGGCGACGACGAGGAGTTCACCCCCGCCGACGTCGACTTCGCCCGGCAGATGATTCCGCACCACGCCCAGGCCGTCGAGATGGCCGCCATGCTGCCGGCCGACGGCGTCAGTCCGGAGCTGGTCGAGCTGGCCGCCGCCATCGCCGGCGCCCAGCAGCCGGAGATCGACCAGATGACCGCGATGCTCGACCGCTGGGGCTTCGTACCGCCACCGCTGGAGGGCGGTCACGCGCACGAGATGGCCGGAATGCTCACCGAGGACGACCTCGCCGCGCTGGGCGCCGCCACCGGCGCCGAGTTCGAGCGGATGTGGCTGACCATGATGATCGAGCACCACGAGGGCGCCGTCGACATGGCCGAGACCCAGCTCGACGACGGCATCGATCCCGAGGCACGCGAGCTGGCCGAGGAGATCGTCGACGCGCAGCAGGCCGAGATCATGCGGATGGAGCGCATGCTGGAGTGA
- a CDS encoding DUF721 domain-containing protein, with protein MSDSDDVTVPRPDVDLPAPATEPVGPADGFTWNPDGEELAKALLARAKVAGRTGRRAPSRKSGDGGSGGRTWRRRRAPGAGWSGPGSDDRDPQAVGSAVDRLIGEHGWAEDIAVHGAVARWDHVVGPEVAAHVQPEHYEDGVLTVRADSTAWATQVRLFAAELVRRFNAEIGDGSVTRVDVRGPQAPSWRRGPRSVPGRGPRDTYG; from the coding sequence ATGAGTGACAGCGACGATGTCACCGTTCCGAGGCCTGACGTCGACCTGCCGGCGCCGGCCACCGAACCCGTCGGGCCCGCCGACGGTTTCACGTGGAACCCGGACGGCGAGGAGCTGGCGAAGGCGCTGCTCGCGCGGGCGAAGGTGGCGGGCCGCACGGGCCGTCGCGCACCGTCGCGCAAGTCCGGCGACGGCGGGAGCGGCGGGCGCACCTGGCGCCGTCGCCGTGCCCCGGGCGCCGGCTGGAGCGGACCCGGCTCCGACGACCGCGACCCACAGGCCGTGGGCTCGGCCGTCGACCGGTTGATCGGCGAGCACGGCTGGGCCGAGGACATCGCCGTGCACGGCGCCGTCGCCCGCTGGGACCACGTCGTCGGGCCCGAGGTCGCGGCGCACGTCCAGCCTGAGCACTACGAGGACGGCGTGCTGACCGTCCGCGCCGACTCCACCGCGTGGGCGACGCAGGTCAGGCTGTTCGCGGCCGAGCTGGTCCGCCGGTTCAACGCCGAGATCGGCGACGGCTCTGTCACCAGGGTCGACGTGCGCGGACCGCAGGCGCCGAGCTGGCGGCGCGGACCCCGGAGCGTGCCCGGGCGCGGCCCGCGCGATACGTACGGCTGA